The window TTTTACCCAGTGTCTTAGACAAGCCAATCCCACCTGCCGCTGTAATTGCTACTGCAGTTGTCCATAGCGGTCCAATTATTGGAACCATACCAAATGCTATTGTACCCAGTCCTAATCCTATTGCACTTAATTCAAATGCTTTGCTTTTCGTATAAGCGACATCTTCTTTTGGAAACATTTCATTCTCTTGTGTGTTACCCTTTAACGCCTCAGCTATTAAAAATGCCTGCTCTTCAAAGTTGTCATAAGTACAGAACAGTTTTCCGGGAAGAAAATGACACGGGACACAACCAATCTTTTTTATCGATCTTACTTTTGTAGTTATTTCCCGTAACAAATTATCGGATATTTCTGCCTCATATTCATCTTCATTTGAAGACATAAGCGGATTTTCATTTTCACTAAACTGACTAACCGAAATATTATCATCAAAATCAATTCCATTCTCATCAGTAAACTTCCATGATAGTTTGGATTTAACGAGATGTGGCTGTACCTGAAATAGGGCGGTCAGTTTTTTATCAGACAAATCGGAACCGTGTCTTGCCGGTTCAGCATTAAAAGAAAAATCGCAGGCAATTTTATTTATAGATCCGTCTGCAAAGTATGGATTTCCGGAAAATTCATTTTTTACAATGTTTAGGGGATGATAAGTGCATCTTATAATTATCATGTCTGTCTCACTCCCGTTTGCTTTAATATCACTGAATTGTCCAAGCCTTGTCAAGAAACCATTCAAAACAACGGAGCGGGAACTGACTTTACTGGACAACGTTTGTGCTACCATCAGCATAGACTGAATGAGGGAGCTTTTCCCGCTACTGTTTGTGCCTGTAAGGACAGTAAGCGGTGCCAGATCGATATCCGCCTCATAAATTGATTTAAAATTGGTAAGTCCCCATTTAGTTAACATTGTTTAATCCTCGCTCATCTGTATTATATTGCACTATACCATTTTTGTCAATAAAAAATAACCAGAAAATAATACGGCTAAAAAAGCAGTCATCACAAGACTATAAACTTCGGCTTTTTTGTAATACAGTTTCTTGTATTTCGGCACTTCACGAAACGATGCTTCATAGTATTTGTCATCACGGATTTTATTTTTTGCTAATTCGGTTATTATACGATCAAGAGAAAAAATATTGATAATATTAGTTCGCTGTTCCCATTCGTTTTCGAACCTCCTGTTAAACTCACTTTCAAAACGCGCTCGAATCCGTGAATCAATTACCGGCTTGACGAATTTGGCAAGAACAAAAAAACGCACAACCATCAAACAAATACACTCGGCAATCACTACAACGATATTTATCATAAATTCCTCCATTAGCAATACTTGAAGCGAACTTGTACTGCAAGTCCAAGACGGGTTAGCCCTGCGCCTTGTCATAAGCGGTTTTTACCGCCAGGCGATCTTGATAGTGGTCGCTGCCCCTTTCAAGACAGTGGTCGTTATTGTCGCGGCAGTCAAAGTGCCCACCAGGACACTGATCAAGGATGCTCCAAACAGGATAGACAACATAATCATACTCCTTATCGAAAAGATGTTATACTTTTTGCAGTGCGGGTAAGCCGCAACCTTCATTATATTAATAGGGGGGGAGAGTTAAAAGTTGACATTTTTTTGGTGATTTTTTGCCCTTCTTTACACGCTGTACAGTACCTGCTCGCAGATAGTATCCAAGCACTGATCAACGATTGACTGATTATAAATCGCGTATTCAAGGCAATACCGAATCACAAGGTTGAAGCTCGAACGGGCATTCAATACCACATCTATAGAAAATGCATTCTGTGACGATACATTGAAAGGCAGCTGATTATTTGGCAAAAATTGTGAAAAACGTAACTCGCCTTGAGTTCAGAACTGGATTCAAGTGTGATATTATACTCCAGAGAAAAAACCGTATGCATGCAATTCATTCATCCCTTACCATTGAGGAAAACTCCCTTTTTCTAGGCGAAGTAACTGCCATGATTGAGGGAAAAGTTGTCGCTGGTAAGCAGATGGAAATTAAGGCCCCACCCGGATATTTTGGTTAGGCTTGCCATTGCCCTGGGAGTAGAAGTTCGGGACCTTTTTAGCTCTGAAAGCCCTGTTGCCGCCGACATTAAAGGGATAGTCGATAAGCTGACCGTTGATATGGCTTCCCTGGTAAATTCTTCACTGGAACTCATGGGCAAGGTCTCCGAGAAGGAATCCAATCCACCGGGTAAAAAGAGATAAAAACCCGGCCCCCATAACAGGGACCGGATAGGTTTATGTAATTTTAAGCGCCTTCTCTTTTTGGCGATATTTCTTCATAGTTTTGGCATCGGCGGTATACGCATAAATAAAATGGTGTTCTTTTCCCTTGATTTTTTTATCCCATACTCGGGCAAAGCCCATGTGTTCATAGAAACCAAAATTGGAGTCCGTGGTTGTTAGTACGATAATAGGGTAGTTTTTCGCCTGCGCCATAAAATCGGTGATAAGTTGCTTGCCATATCCTTTTCCTTGGAAACTTTCCATGGTCTTGAAAAAAGTGAGCCAGGCACATTGCGATATTGAAACTCCGATTGTGTTTCTGATAACATCACTGATCCGTTCTCCACTGCCGCCGCCAAGTTGTATCATAATGAACTCATCTTTCGCATTTCGTTGACTCTCAAGATAGGTGATGTATTTTTTGACATTATTTCTCTGCTGCCGATGGTTATTAAAACCTGGAATTCTCCCGATTAAGAAGCCTGCGGATTTTTTATTGGCATCAAACGCATATCCGAAATAATTGGCGTTTATATCAATGAGATATTGGAGCGCATCTATCCGGAATTCATCGTGATCCAACCAGGGGTCTATTTTGATATGGCCATCGTATCGAAACTTCACATATTCATCCAGAATGGCTTGGTCTTTTATTTTGGTATCAGTAAAGTCCTCAAGGCTGAAAATGTAATCAATTTGTTCATAAAGGTTCATATAAACCTCCGTTAGTCTATTTAAATGTTCCCCTTCCGGACTCGAATAAAAAAAGGCAGCCGAAGCTGCCAATGAGGTTTTTTCTATTGATAGAAAACTTCCTAAATTATATTTATTGTACCGGTTGTTCCGGTCCTTTTGCCTTTACACAAAAGAATACCAGGTTAAATCTGATTGCCCTCTGCCATAATTTGAAATCCCCCAAGTACCCGATACTAGCCTTATAGCCCTCTTGTTCAAGACGCTTTACAAACGAGGTATACGCCGTAACGACTTGCTTATTTGGCCGATGTGCAGACCACCGTACTTCCCGATGTGTCTTGAGTAGTTCGGTAACATATTCCTCCACATCATTCGTGGGGATACCGGATTTATCAAACCGAAATGCCAATAATTCATCAACAACTTGATGATCCTTTGGATTCTCATAACAGCCAATAAAACCGAGAAACTCGTTGGTATCATCATCCCTAATGAATACTCCTTGCCGGTCCTTCAGTTCAGGACATTTTACAACATCTTCAATGATCTCACGAATTGTATTCAATCCTTTTCTTCTTGTAATTATTTCTAAATAATTAACCATATTTCCTCCTTCACTACTATGTTTGTTATTATTTACCGTACCTTTGCCGGAATCGCCGCCAAAATCGATACTATTGAACTTACTTGCGAAGACGCTGAAATACCCGTTTTACACCAGATTGCGAAATGCTCACAGTTATTAAATATGAGGTTATACTTGCCCTCACCGATCCTGGAACGGGCGCGGTCCGCCGTTTCTTTGCCCGAATATAAATGGAAACCGGAACTTGAAAGCTCTACTACGAAGGCAGACACCGAATCTATAACCGTAAAAAGATTTGGATGCTCTATCATGGTAAATATTTTTGTTCCAAGATCCAGCTTCCGGTATGTGTCTGAAAATCTACATATCATGTATCGTCTCCCGTAACAGAAACGATTAAGTGTTGTTTCATGTATGCAAATAGTATCGCCAAATTCTCTGCTCTTAGCGGCATAGTGAATAACCCGATTTTCCCCGGCATAAACTCCATAGTGATAATACATGCCACGACTTACCACAAGAATGTCCCCGAGCTTTGGTATGTTTCTATCAGTTTTCAAAATGGCTTTCTCTATTCCCGGCATAATACTTTTTGTCCCGATTCAAAGAGCAGCGCATTTACATCGGCAATATCCCAAAGCTCATGCTCTATACAGAAGCGAATAACCAAATCCGATATAGAGCTATCGCTTAATGTAAATCCAGCCGTTTTTAAAAAGCCGTTAAATTCGGTAATTGTCAGGTGCAGGGCAAGACCAAACGCGATAGCCGTTTCTTTCTTAGGCTTGTAATTGCCGGTTGTCAGTAGTTTTGAGTACAGACGTTTGTCAATCCAAGCCCGTTTGTAAAGTTCCGCTGGTTTTAAGCCCTTTCCTTCCCGCAATCTCTCAAGGGTAAAGGCAAATAGTTCATGTTGATTTTGTTTCACAAAGGAGGCCAATAATTCTGTAGCTTCTCCGAAGGCATTCGGCCTTATGCCCCGCTCGGTACCGGACGGCAATGGCAATGACTTGGCTTTTCCCTTAAAAATTGGGGGAATTGACACAAGCCGGTATCGTTTCTTGATATACTCACGGAGTTCCGCAATCAGCGTTTCATGTACCATAGGGAGCCTCCTCCTACTCATCGTCATCAATGATATCATCCGTTTGCGGTAACGATGTGGTTATCAGGTTAGTAAACGGTTTTAAGGTGTCTGCGGCAGGATTCGTACCGATAACTCTCTGCTCCCTGATAACACCATGGATCATGCTATCGAGTTTTGACGTATCTTTGCTCATACTTACCCCTTTTCCGCAAAAATGTTGTTAAGAAAGTTCTCGGTCATTTCAAGAACCTTTTCTGTTGCCCCGTAGATTTCAGCGGTTGCTGCATCCAGGGCATCCACAATAGGACCGGCGATTTGAGCCGCCAGCTCGTCTTCCGCATCAATTTCATCCTGGGTTTTACCGGCATTAATTTCTTCCGGTTCCTCATCGGTACCATCCAAAGATTCCGCAAGCTCGTACAGTTTATCCGCCGCATCATCGAGGATCGTGGTGATCTTTTCAGTACCTTCGCTGAATCCATCTTCATTCTGAAAGTCATCAGTTTCGCTTTCCTTTATCATATATAATCCTCCAATTAGTATATTAGGACCGCTTTGCTGCAATCCTTATTGATTAAGATAAAACAGCATACCAAGAAAATGGTCGCCTCTCAGGGGACTTTCAGGCTATATCTGTTCTGTCTGCGGTGAATTTGAACCAAGTTTTCTGAAAATCCCGATCCGGCAGGGATCATCCCGGTAAACTTCCAGGATATTGGCAAGAATAGACCGGACAATTTCAGTATCCTGGTTTTCCAAAGCGCTGGTTAATAAGCTGAAGTACCCGGTGTAAAGCGCCGCCTTTTCACCAAACCGCTTCGTAAGATATTGGACCAATAGAACACGCTCGTTCCGTATGAGTTCCAAAGCTACATCCCGCTTCGCGCTGATTTCCTGCCGCCTGGTTTTTCCCTTTTCTACAAGGCCGGCATAATCGGTAACGGCTTTGAGTAATTCCCCAAATAAATCACCCTGCGGGATTGGCATAGGAAAAATGGGCATCACATCATGCTGCATTGAAAACCTCCCTTTTAACTTTGGAAAAGACAATTTCCGAATTTCCATTGAGCAGGCCATCGTGTGTAAGGATGTCAACCTCGATGACCGCTTTCAGGGCTTGCGTGAGCATGATACCTTTCTCAACCTGCTTCATGATGGAAACCGATGGTTGCCTTTTACCGGTAAAATGATAGGTTTTCAGCTCCGAAATAACCGGAGCGGCTCTGCTAATGAGCCCTTGGATGATATATTCACCCTCTTTTATCCGGACGCTCATTGCTTTCAGCGCTATCATGGTCTTTTCCATTCGGGCGATTTCAATGTCCGTATGTGCAGCGATCATTTCCGCTTGGGTTTTCGCCTCTGACCCTCCGATGGCATGGATAAACCCAGCGATTGGGATAGTTACCAAAGCGGCCCTAGCTAAAAATGACAGTACATCCTCCGGTTCACTGACGAAACCCTCAAGACATTTAATATTCTGCGCCATATAATGCAGATTTTTAATATTGGTTTCCTGATAGGCGGAAAGATTCACCGCCTTATACTGCGACAGTACTTTTACCGCATTTTTTATCTCGTTTTGATACACGGATCGTTTCATATCCGCAAAGTTTTTAAGCTGGTTTTTTACCGATGCCGTTTTTCGGCAGATCCGGTTATACATTACCTGGTACGATTCCGCTGCTTCGGCACTTATCTTCTCCGCCTCATTTCGGTCAATCATGCCTTTGATACCGGCGCCAATGCCCACGGCGGTTAAGCCAAGCCCAACCGCTTCACTTGCCGTCAATGCCGATGCGACACCGGCCGCTATTATTCCTAGTATTGGAAACATACATACCCTCCTCATTGAACTATACCCCACATACATGGGATGCCATAATTTTTAGATACCCTTCTCACCGGAATAAAAACAGGCCGCCCACTATTGGGACGGCCGTTTATCGTTCTCTGCCATTTGCCTAAAAGGGAACCGCAAACCCTTCTTCTGTATCGCCTGCGCCCGGTTGTTCCCCGGTTTCGTCCTGTTTAAACTCCGACCGGAACTCCGGACGGAACTCCACATGCTCCGCCACAATCGTTACCCTGGAACGGGCTTTTCCATCGGAGCCGGTCCACCGGTCCTGTTTTAATCGCCCTACCACTTTTACTGCTCTGCCTTTATGTCCTAAGTTTTGGACATTCTGGGCAAGTTTTGACCATGATTCAACATCGAAAAAGCTTACCTCCTTTTCCAGCCCTTCACCCTGTTTAAAAAAGCGGTTTGAAGCGATGCTGAACGTACAAATCGGCGTGCCTTTCGCTGTTTCATGGTACGCAGGGTCCCGTATCAGATTGCCTTCGATAATAATAGAATTGAGATTGTTCATGGTTCGTGCTCCTTGATTAATAGTAAACCACCCTATAAAAGGACGGCTTTTGCATGATAACTACGCCGCTTTCTTATCGGCATCAGCTTCGGGTAGGGGCATGATGACCGCAAATACGGATTCCTCCGCGCCATACTCTTTCAGTACGATTGCCTTACCTTTTTCGTTCTGGCAATACACCGACCATATTTTCTTGGGAAGGTCTTCAAGATAGCTCAGATTGATAAGCTCCCCCGTTTGGTTCATAACAGCGTGGAACACCCTGGACAGCCGCTCGGTTTGGCTGCGGTCTTTTCTCCGGCTGGTGTCCGTAAGATCAATGACCCCCCGTTTTCGGGTATTTTCGGGAATAACCCTTGTCCAATTCGGATAGTGTATGTTCTCCACCAGTTTGCCAAAAATGATCGTGTCTTTAGTCAAGACCGGCTTGTAATTCCCACCCGTAATTTTCAGACCAATCTCGGCAACATGAAGCCGTACACCATCAGATGCGATAAGGCGGCTGCCTTTTTTGGTTTCCTCAACATGCAGGACCGTGAGGTATTCACGGTTTACCTCTTTTGCGCTGGCTTTGAAGACAAAGGATATTGTTTCAAACTCAATTGGGTTTTCCTTACGGTTCAAAATGAAAGCAGCGGTTTCCGGCTTTGCTTCATTCTTTCTGCCCTTTGCTTTTCTAACCGGTTTAACCATTGTTTTGATCGCCGGTTTAAGTTCCGCCTTCTTGGACGGTTTTTTAGAAAAGACTTTCTTCCAATCTCTGACAATAGACGGATTGGTGTAGCCCATCCGTTCAAGGACAGGACGGGGAACGATGTTTGTTGCGCTCATAGTGCGCCTCCTATAGGGTAATTTAACGTAAGACCGCCACTGACAGCGGCGGCCGCAATAAGAAGGCCGATACTGCTTCGCCGGGAGGGGACCTGACAGAACGCGGTATCGGCCAAAGAAACAATGCGGGGTTACGCGGCTTGAGTAGCCGCAGGTACAGATGCGGGGATCGCCGTTTTTGGCTCATTGGCAGCTTTCCGCTTGGAAAGTTCATCGTTCAGGAACGTTTTGAGATCTTCCAAGTCTTTGATACCCGCTTCATCAGAATGGATCGATTCAATGATTTTCCGGGATTCCCCTTTTTCCATTTCGGTAAAATAGGGGTTTCCGGATTCTGAATTAGCCGTAATGATAACACCGATCTCATCAACAATCTTCTTGCCTTTTTCTTTTACGCTGCCGGCTATTGGCGGTTCCGTAAGCGGCGTTTTAGCAGGGACCGCTTTTGGAGGTTCGGTCTTAGCCTTCCCGGTTTTAGCGGGTTTCGTCTCAGGAACTGGAACCACCGTACCGCTTGAAAGCCAATCATACAGGGCAACGCCGAAAGCCTCCCCCGGCTTGTCAATGCTCTCATCCTGAAACTTGCCGGTACGGTCTTTGGTTACCGTCGCCTGATGTTTTTGGTCCAACTCCATGAGCAGGTCAAATTCAAACTCAATGCCCTTTCCCTGCTCCGGTTTTAACCCAACTTTTTCCGGTACCGATTTTCCGTCCTTCCGCTCACCGATTACCCATTCGGTATTACTCCGCATGGTAGCGATGATATGCCCGGGAAAATTGAGGATCGCGTCAATGAACTGCTTCTGCTTCGGGTTTACCTTCGCCCAGGGCGAAAAGGTGTTTTTGCTGGCGCTGTTTTGGGCGATACGGTCTACCTCGTCGGTGAGTTCCCGCCACGCATGGGAGAGGGAATCAATAACCAGTACTTTATACCCCGCCTTGATTGCCTCGTTCATGGCGGTGATATAATCATCCACCGTCTTTTTCCCCAGGTCATTTACATCAAATGAGATGCGGTCGGAATACTTGGATGCTGATCTGGCCTCCGTATCGATAACCGCGAAGGGTACGCCCATCGTATCGGCAATCCCCTTCGCCATCAGCAAGGCCGTCATGGTTTTCCCGGAACCTGACGGGCCGAATAACGCGCACCGCAAATAGAGTTGGGTACGCTCCGCTTTCTTAAAAGCCATTTTACTTCTCCTTTGCCGGGTTATTTAGTAACCCGACTTCGTACTATCAACTTCGGTATTGATCATCATCCATACCGGATTTGTATACCGTAAGCTGTTCTGTTAAATCATGTGCCGGTTATATAAGCGCTGATACAGAGTACCCTCACCATGCCGGATATTGATTTTAAAGATATATGCCCCCTGTCGGATAATGTCGCAGTCATGTCCCCAAAATAATTTCCGCATCCCTGTTATGCTTGGGTGAGGGCCTGCCGAGGGTATATCGGCATCAGTTAAATCAAGCGCCGACCGGGGTACATAGACAGTCCTTCCCTTCAAGTAATTCTCCTTCCACCTGTTAGGCCGCCGCCTTGATATCCGGGATGTTGACACCATCCTGACAGTAATTGCAGAACCCCCGGCAAAGACAGTAAGACTGACATTTCACCGATTCCCCGGGACGTATTTCAACGGAGTGGCCTTTACCCAGTTCGGCGGCCATAGACTCCGCCGTTTCTTTGTCATCCAAAACACACACCGCCGTTTTCCTTCCCTCCTTCTTGACGGCATATTTAGTCGGCTTATCCCACCGTTCATCGGGAGTACAGGGGGGAATATCGTTATCCCCAAGTTCCTGACACCGTACATATTCCCGGATCTTATTTTTAATAAAGTTTTCTATCTTGAGAATATTCAGGAAGCTAACGCCAAACTCATAGACGTATACCGGGTTTTTGGGATATTGGTAATCACGGGTTGCATCGGTTTTACTATGGTCTTTCAGTAAGGCGATGAACCGGCACTGCTTAACCATAAATCCGTTTCGGGCAAGGAGCCAGGAATATATCATTCCCTGCTTGTACCAATCGTCAAAATCACCAACCTTAATCTTCCAGATCGAGGCGGTTTTATAATCGCAGATAATACCGTTTTGCATGTCGTAGTTGTCGATTCGGCCTGTTACGGTAATATCACCTACGGGGTAGCTTATTTCCTGTTCGGTAAAGTCATGCTCCCCTTCCTGTTCCAAGAGAGAGTGAACCGCTGTACCCCAGATAGCCCATATCCGGTCTGATACATCATCCTCCAAATGCTCCCAATGGCGGTCGGTAAGGATGATTTGTTTTACCCCCTGTAAAAGTGTCGTAGCCGAAATACACCCCGGCTGATTGTGCCGTTCCGTGGAAACTGCTTTTACCAGCCCCTCCGGAAGATTCAATTTGTTGGTTATTATCATAGATACCTCCTATGCAGTTTCTTCGTCCTCATCCGCATCCAGGTAACCGAGTTCAACCATGTCCTCGCGGGTCATGTCCCAGCTATCATCCCGGATCACTTCGCCCTGCCGGCTTTCAAAAACACCCCTGAAACCGATACCGCCTTCGCTGTATTCAAGCGTAAAAGATAGAGCGGTGTACCTTTTGGTAAGGGCTTCCAGTATCGGGATCGGGGGAGACCAGGCGGTTTCAAACCAGACCGAAATAGAACCGTCATTATCTTCAATATCGCACTCTGAGATATTCCCGTTTGTACCCCAATGGTCATACTGTTTTTCATACCAGTCTTCACCCGGTTCCCCTAAAGGAACTATCTTCTCAAAGTCTAAGGTTTTTCGGTTATACTCGTTCTCTGAAAAACATTCAGACAGAAAAACATCCACGTCTTTCCTAGAACCTTCCGCTTTTAAACGGTTTTCACACCAGTTCGGCATACTACCCTCCTGCAATAGACGTTTGCTGAGTAACCGGCTTGTAGCTTTGATGAAGCTTTTCACGCAGTTCGGCAAACTCACCGATATGAAATACTCTGCTCCCAACCCGCAGGTGGTATTCATCAATATACTGACAGACCTCATGCACCACAGAACCGTCATTCAAGCTAATCTCAATTTCGTCTCCGTCTTTGATGGTAAACAGCGTTTTATACGAACTGTTAATAAAACGAATTTCTTTCGTTTCCATATAAATCCTCCTTTGGGTTTATAATAAGCCTTTTGTTATCAGGTTCAGGATTTCCTGACTAATCGCCTGAACACGGACGGTTGCTTCACGATACCCTTGATCGTCCGAACGAACAGATGCCCACCGTTCATTGAATAATTGCATCAATGGACTGCCGACTCGCGCATGGCGTTCAACTATTTTCAGTTTTTCAGAAATATCGGTTTTCATGGTACCCCTCCGCTTTTATCTGCATCACCCTTTTTTCTGAAATCATCCAGTAATCCGATATAGTCAAAATCTTCAAGTTCGCTGAGTAGGCCATCAAAGTCTTCTGACGGCCCGAGCATATCCGCAATCGCACGAATGGCCATTGAATCAACTCCATAGTCATCCGCAAGATTATTGAGGTAATCGTCACGATCTTTATAACCATGTGAGGTATAATTTGGTTCTCTCATTCCATTACTTCCGTTATTTGCGTTAAAATAAGCCGCCCTTACGGACGGCCTTTAAGATGGTAAGAATGGGTTTGCGTACTATGCCGCAAGCTCCAGGATAATTTCCTGGGCATGAGTCATCACTTCATCACCGTCCAGAAACCGCGCCATTTTTGTGTCCGCATAAGTCGCCGTTTTACGTCTTGGTTCCGCATTGGAACGGTAATCCGCGATTGCCTGATATGCTCCCCATGCCGTTCCCCGGAAGTTTTGTAAATCATCCTTCTGCTTAAAGAGAGTTTTGATAAGCTCCTTTACTTCGAGGTTTGATTTGACTTGGCGGGTAGACATCTGTTTTGAAGCAGGGAACAGTTTATCCAGCACTTTCGTGATATTTACCTTCTTTCCGGCGAGCATGGATGCAAATACTTCAAGATCGTGGAAGTATTTAGATGCCGCGCCCATGGTTCGCAGAGCTTCGTCTTTCCGCTGTTCCATATTAGTCAGGTGACGGATTGATATTTTCCGTTTTGCCGTATGGAGCGCTGCCGTTAGGGTGTTGTTACAAACTACCCGGATACCGGTCAAGAAAACTTGCAGGGATGCCGTGCCGTCGTGGGCATTGGATAGACAAAGATAGGGCTGATAGTCATCGCCTACAATTCGGCTTTTTGGCATATTTACCAGCATGAAAACCCTCCGGCCATTCCAAAGACTACCGGCAGTTTCGTAGGTACATTTTGCCTTATTTGTCCCTATCAATTCATCCGCAAAGGCAAAAACATCTTTGTTTTGAGCAACACAGTACCGGTCCGTTACGATACCAAGGACTTCCTTTGTGTCACTCCTGACATTTGCCACAAAACCCGGAATTGCTTGCACCCAGTTCCCCGCAGCAAACACCGAAATTTGGTCAACCTTCCAGATAAGTTTCGCCGCTTTGATGGCTTCATCCGAAGTAAGTACGCCGTCCAATACCGTTCCAATTTCATGCCACGGTACAACGCCTTTGCCGCTGAACATCCAATCGTTTTCCATAATTCCATGTGCCATAATTAAGCACCTCCAAAAATGAAATAGGCCGCCTCAATCGGGCGGCCTTTGTGTGATATTTCCAGGCAGCAACGCTGCCATAATAAGGAAGTTAATAGTTCTGAGGGATCATAGATTTATGTTCCTTCCAAAAAATCTTTCAATGTAAATTTCAAGATTTCATCATCTTCCGGCAGGCAGCCGTTTTTCCTAAAGCTGAAATACTCTGATTTCCCTATAATAAGATGATCCAGTACATTGACTCCTATGATATGACCTGCGGCTACAAGTCTATTGGTTATGCCCTTGTCTTCGTTTGATGGCTCTAAATCTCCGGAAGGATGATTGTGGCAAAGAACTACGGCAGTGGCCAGGTCTTGTATAGCCGGGTAGAATACTTCCCGGGGATGGATGATTGTCCGGTTAATAAGACCGGTAGTTACAATACGGACAGACAATGGCTCATGGACGCTATTGAGCGTCACTACAATGAACTGCTCCTTTTTAGCCTGGGCATATCGTTTGACAAGGTCGTATATATCATCGGGGTTCTGAATCTTTCCAGCGTATGCTACTTTCCGTTCAGAGACGATTTCATAGAGCATAGAGATACCTCCTGTAAATGAATAAGGCCGCCCCATGCGGAGCGGCCCAGATAACTTATAAGTTATTCTAAGTAATAATATATAAGTGTAGGAGGGGTTTGATACGGTTTTAAATTATTTACTAGTATTAATGTCTCAATTTATACTGTTTAATTAAAACATCTCTTTCATCTCGATTCTTTAAATATTCTTTTTTAACATTTTTTAAAAAATCAAAATGCCAATTATATTTCGCAACAATTTCATGATCCATTTCTTTTTCCATGAAATCAAGTTAAAACGGCTTTTAACCCCTGGATATTTCACAAAGGTAATATTTGGGGGGATTTTAAGCAGATTGGGTTTGGCGGCTATATATTATCAGTCAAATACTACCCGTACCGCAAAAAAGTAAAATTTCGCTATCTTAAAGAATATTTGCTCTTATCGCCCTTGACACTTTGAACTATATGTAGTATCTTTTTCATGATGAATCCCACCTAAAACCAGATTTAATATCGCATCTGTATGATTTTACGCAATAGGTATGCCTATTGAGGTAAAAAATAGTACGGAACGGATT of the Treponema primitia ZAS-1 genome contains:
- a CDS encoding DUF932 domain-containing protein yields the protein MAHGIMENDWMFSGKGVVPWHEIGTVLDGVLTSDEAIKAAKLIWKVDQISVFAAGNWVQAIPGFVANVRSDTKEVLGIVTDRYCVAQNKDVFAFADELIGTNKAKCTYETAGSLWNGRRVFMLVNMPKSRIVGDDYQPYLCLSNAHDGTASLQVFLTGIRVVCNNTLTAALHTAKRKISIRHLTNMEQRKDEALRTMGAASKYFHDLEVFASMLAGKKVNITKVLDKLFPASKQMSTRQVKSNLEVKELIKTLFKQKDDLQNFRGTAWGAYQAIADYRSNAEPRRKTATYADTKMARFLDGDEVMTHAQEIILELAA
- a CDS encoding GNAT family N-acetyltransferase, which produces MNLYEQIDYIFSLEDFTDTKIKDQAILDEYVKFRYDGHIKIDPWLDHDEFRIDALQYLIDINANYFGYAFDANKKSAGFLIGRIPGFNNHRQQRNNVKKYITYLESQRNAKDEFIMIQLGGGSGERISDVIRNTIGVSISQCAWLTFFKTMESFQGKGYGKQLITDFMAQAKNYPIIVLTTTDSNFGFYEHMGFARVWDKKIKGKEHHFIYAYTADAKTMKKYRQKEKALKIT
- a CDS encoding single-stranded DNA-binding protein translates to MNNLNSIIIEGNLIRDPAYHETAKGTPICTFSIASNRFFKQGEGLEKEVSFFDVESWSKLAQNVQNLGHKGRAVKVVGRLKQDRWTGSDGKARSRVTIVAEHVEFRPEFRSEFKQDETGEQPGAGDTEEGFAVPF
- a CDS encoding helix-turn-helix domain-containing protein, encoding MVHETLIAELREYIKKRYRLVSIPPIFKGKAKSLPLPSGTERGIRPNAFGEATELLASFVKQNQHELFAFTLERLREGKGLKPAELYKRAWIDKRLYSKLLTTGNYKPKKETAIAFGLALHLTITEFNGFLKTAGFTLSDSSISDLVIRFCIEHELWDIADVNALLFESGQKVLCRE
- a CDS encoding lecithin retinol acyltransferase family protein — its product is MPGIEKAILKTDRNIPKLGDILVVSRGMYYHYGVYAGENRVIHYAAKSREFGDTICIHETTLNRFCYGRRYMICRFSDTYRKLDLGTKIFTMIEHPNLFTVIDSVSAFVVELSSSGFHLYSGKETADRARSRIGEGKYNLIFNNCEHFAIWCKTGISASSQVSSIVSILAAIPAKVR
- a CDS encoding JAB domain-containing protein; the encoded protein is MLYEIVSERKVAYAGKIQNPDDIYDLVKRYAQAKKEQFIVVTLNSVHEPLSVRIVTTGLINRTIIHPREVFYPAIQDLATAVVLCHNHPSGDLEPSNEDKGITNRLVAAGHIIGVNVLDHLIIGKSEYFSFRKNGCLPEDDEILKFTLKDFLEGT
- a CDS encoding ATP-binding protein, producing the protein MAFKKAERTQLYLRCALFGPSGSGKTMTALLMAKGIADTMGVPFAVIDTEARSASKYSDRISFDVNDLGKKTVDDYITAMNEAIKAGYKVLVIDSLSHAWRELTDEVDRIAQNSASKNTFSPWAKVNPKQKQFIDAILNFPGHIIATMRSNTEWVIGERKDGKSVPEKVGLKPEQGKGIEFEFDLLMELDQKHQATVTKDRTGKFQDESIDKPGEAFGVALYDWLSSGTVVPVPETKPAKTGKAKTEPPKAVPAKTPLTEPPIAGSVKEKGKKIVDEIGVIITANSESGNPYFTEMEKGESRKIIESIHSDEAGIKDLEDLKTFLNDELSKRKAANEPKTAIPASVPAATQAA
- a CDS encoding PD-(D/E)XK nuclease family protein, translating into MIITNKLNLPEGLVKAVSTERHNQPGCISATTLLQGVKQIILTDRHWEHLEDDVSDRIWAIWGTAVHSLLEQEGEHDFTEQEISYPVGDITVTGRIDNYDMQNGIICDYKTASIWKIKVGDFDDWYKQGMIYSWLLARNGFMVKQCRFIALLKDHSKTDATRDYQYPKNPVYVYEFGVSFLNILKIENFIKNKIREYVRCQELGDNDIPPCTPDERWDKPTKYAVKKEGRKTAVCVLDDKETAESMAAELGKGHSVEIRPGESVKCQSYCLCRGFCNYCQDGVNIPDIKAAA